One Candidatus Sulfurimonas baltica DNA segment encodes these proteins:
- a CDS encoding hybrid sensor histidine kinase/response regulator, which produces MQFGLKNRLRLISLLPIIALFAMTSFYVYNSYIEYKAAQQLQDRLDQNRYLNDVIGNIARERGMSAMELGNKTGNILKSLNEQRKIVDLKVAKYLEHSRDNKLLHTHDDISNESKCIACSNIETVSESMAKINLVRPLVDEGNIEFNEMFMDTYVVVQEKFITQLEQITENQIDKEIGELYTLYMTMINAKEATGIERGYISYIISRSAKLIEDDLNKWVSLIGKADSLNYERMQNKELIKKMDAIFKNEESKELFEDLNTERTAIISASGTGEYEITSGVWFTMQSEKINIISKAEDLLLDSMVTRSKKVQEESLQLLVISFTIWVVTIILATLGYILANEIAKNIKELENVLKRVAEDSELDNTKINLQTSEGTNRAYELLEEIIKQTKKDKESAQEASEAKSMFLANMSHEIRTPLNGIVGFTELLKDSGLQDEQIEFVDIIEKSSENLLEIINNILDLSKIESNKLEIENIAFNPIVEFESAVEVYGVRASEKHINLGCFIDPQLEFPLKGDPTKIKEVIINLLSNAVKFTNNAGSINVNIRKVNSDSVGKTKIKFEIKDSGIGVSSEQKSRIFEAFSQADTSITRKYGGTGLGLTISSSFVELMGGKLDLESKPGEGTTFFFTIELEDVETLNESSQNSFNNLNALILSDSIKIKKQDKYLREYLDYFGVGYTTFKDISKVSLLQKDTNYNIIFVDYDYVTDEILAEFAKLPQELIVLTKSNLMKKIDNMGLNIFKILYEPLHFTKLKLTLENYSMLRKDKNIVAKLSRKKFDSGSSKFIANVLVAEDNIINQKLIRRTLEDLGLTITIANNGLEAFQKRKDEKFDLIFMDIQMPFLDGVESTAEILDYEEDFNQPHIPIVALTANALKGDRERFLAAGLDEYTTKPLVRSEIISVLNQFLFDRIVESTDQIHTNTTEVSLDELQEEEVNKAPEYRADILIAKKSNFETKLYTKIIESMDGLTYEVASSAIDFQELIQNYSYKVVLFDKEYDGLDVAEVSSAVKGLIDSSGLDSHIVLIDDSVEKNGAVHDKHVDEIVKNAMDRELLKSLFIKYA; this is translated from the coding sequence ATGCAATTTGGGCTAAAAAACAGACTAAGACTAATCAGTCTTTTACCAATCATAGCATTATTTGCTATGACGAGTTTTTATGTTTATAATTCATATATTGAGTATAAAGCTGCTCAACAACTACAAGATAGACTAGACCAAAACAGATATCTAAATGATGTTATTGGAAATATTGCTCGTGAGCGTGGGATGAGCGCTATGGAGCTTGGGAATAAGACAGGAAATATTCTAAAATCTCTAAATGAGCAGAGAAAAATTGTTGATTTAAAAGTTGCTAAATATCTAGAGCATTCAAGAGATAATAAACTCTTACATACTCATGATGATATTAGCAACGAATCAAAGTGCATCGCGTGTAGCAACATAGAAACCGTTTCTGAGTCTATGGCTAAAATAAACTTAGTCAGACCTCTAGTCGATGAGGGAAATATAGAGTTTAATGAAATGTTTATGGATACATATGTTGTTGTCCAAGAAAAATTTATTACTCAACTAGAACAAATTACTGAAAATCAAATAGATAAAGAGATTGGTGAACTATACACTCTCTATATGACAATGATTAATGCTAAAGAGGCAACTGGAATTGAGAGGGGATACATATCATATATTATTTCACGTTCCGCTAAACTTATAGAAGATGACTTGAATAAATGGGTCTCTCTTATTGGAAAAGCCGATTCACTAAACTATGAACGGATGCAAAACAAAGAGTTAATTAAAAAGATGGATGCTATCTTTAAAAATGAAGAGAGCAAAGAGTTATTTGAAGATTTAAATACCGAGAGAACAGCAATTATTTCCGCTTCAGGCACTGGGGAGTATGAAATTACATCTGGTGTCTGGTTTACAATGCAATCAGAAAAAATAAATATTATTTCAAAAGCAGAAGACTTGCTTCTTGATTCTATGGTAACAAGATCTAAAAAAGTTCAAGAAGAATCTTTACAATTGCTAGTAATATCATTTACTATCTGGGTTGTGACAATAATACTAGCTACTCTTGGTTACATATTGGCAAATGAAATTGCTAAAAATATCAAAGAACTTGAAAATGTACTAAAAAGGGTTGCAGAAGATTCAGAATTAGATAATACAAAGATTAATCTTCAAACTTCTGAAGGTACCAATAGAGCTTATGAGTTACTTGAAGAGATTATCAAGCAAACGAAAAAAGATAAAGAGTCAGCTCAAGAGGCGAGTGAAGCGAAGTCCATGTTCTTGGCAAACATGTCACATGAAATTCGAACGCCTCTAAATGGTATTGTTGGATTTACGGAACTCCTAAAAGATTCTGGCTTACAAGATGAGCAAATTGAGTTTGTTGACATAATCGAAAAAAGTTCTGAGAACTTACTTGAAATTATAAATAATATTCTTGATCTTTCTAAAATAGAAAGCAACAAACTTGAAATTGAAAATATTGCCTTCAACCCTATTGTTGAGTTTGAGAGTGCAGTCGAAGTATATGGAGTAAGAGCGAGTGAAAAACACATAAACCTTGGTTGTTTTATAGATCCTCAACTTGAGTTCCCTTTAAAAGGAGATCCTACTAAAATCAAAGAAGTTATTATCAATCTTCTTTCAAATGCTGTTAAATTTACAAATAATGCCGGTTCTATCAATGTTAATATTAGAAAAGTTAATTCAGACAGCGTAGGTAAAACAAAAATTAAATTTGAGATTAAAGATAGTGGAATAGGCGTTTCAAGTGAGCAAAAATCTAGAATTTTTGAAGCATTTAGCCAAGCTGACACTTCCATTACTCGTAAATATGGAGGTACTGGTCTTGGACTTACTATCTCAAGCAGTTTCGTTGAGTTAATGGGTGGAAAGCTTGATTTGGAGAGCAAACCTGGAGAGGGCACCACTTTCTTCTTTACTATTGAGCTCGAAGATGTTGAAACACTCAATGAGAGTTCACAAAATAGTTTTAATAATTTAAATGCTCTTATATTAAGCGATTCCATAAAAATTAAGAAGCAGGATAAATACTTAAGAGAGTATCTTGATTATTTTGGAGTAGGATACACAACATTTAAAGACATCAGTAAAGTTTCTCTTCTTCAAAAAGATACAAACTATAACATTATATTCGTTGATTACGACTATGTAACAGATGAGATTCTTGCAGAGTTTGCAAAACTTCCTCAAGAGCTAATAGTTTTGACAAAATCTAACCTAATGAAGAAGATTGACAATATGGGTCTTAATATATTTAAGATTCTTTATGAGCCTCTACACTTCACAAAGCTTAAACTAACGCTTGAAAACTACTCTATGTTAAGAAAAGACAAGAATATTGTCGCAAAATTATCTCGTAAAAAATTCGATTCAGGGTCATCAAAATTTATTGCGAATGTTTTAGTCGCAGAAGATAATATAATTAATCAAAAACTTATACGCAGAACACTCGAAGATTTAGGACTAACAATAACAATTGCAAATAATGGTCTTGAGGCATTTCAAAAAAGAAAAGATGAAAAATTTGATTTGATTTTTATGGATATCCAGATGCCATTTTTAGATGGTGTTGAATCAACTGCTGAGATATTAGACTATGAAGAAGATTTTAATCAACCACACATACCAATAGTTGCTCTTACTGCGAATGCATTAAAAGGTGATAGAGAAAGATTTTTAGCCGCCGGCCTTGATGAATACACAACAAAACCTCTTGTTCGTTCAGAAATTATATCGGTGCTAAATCAATTTTTATTCGATCGCATAGTCGAATCTACTGACCAAATTCACACAAACACCACAGAGGTTAGCTTAGACGAATTACAAGAGGAAGAAGTAAATAAAGCACCAGAATACAGGGCTGACATACTTATTGCTAAAAAAAGCAACTTTGAAACAAAACTTTATACTAAAATCATTGAGAGCATGGATGGGTTAACTTATGAAGTTGCATCTTCAGCAATAGACTTTCAAGAGCTGATTCAAAACTATTCTTATAAAGTTGTTTTATTTGATAAAGAGTATGATGGCTTAGATGTAGCAGAGGTATCTTCGGCTGTTAAAGGGTTAATTGACTCTAGCGGATTGGATTCTCATATTGTACTTATAGATGATTCTGTTGAAAAAAATGGTGCTGTTCATGATAAACATGTAGATGAAATAGTTAAAAATGCTATGGATAGAGAGTTATTAAAATCTCTATTTATTAAATACGCTTAA
- a CDS encoding response regulator, whose protein sequence is MSKELVILAVDDDLINLKLLKSMLMKNPDVKEVIEAKNGADAVGQIKSRGDINLVLLDIIMPIMNGLEMLKVVRSDDNIEQMPIIVLTTDETKKTEALELGANGFLMKPIRNNDLVEKINSLVL, encoded by the coding sequence ATGTCAAAAGAATTAGTGATATTAGCAGTTGATGATGATTTAATAAATCTAAAACTGCTTAAATCAATGCTTATGAAAAACCCGGATGTAAAAGAAGTTATTGAGGCAAAAAATGGAGCTGATGCTGTAGGTCAAATAAAATCAAGGGGTGATATTAATCTGGTTTTGCTTGATATAATTATGCCTATTATGAATGGCCTGGAGATGCTTAAGGTTGTTCGTTCAGATGACAATATAGAACAAATGCCAATAATAGTACTAACTACTGATGAAACCAAAAAAACAGAAGCACTAGAGCTTGGTGCTAATGGTTTTTTAATGAAGCCAATCAGAAATAACGATCTTGTTGAAAAAATTAACTCTCTAGTACTTTAA
- the lon gene encoding endopeptidase La: MKLSDYGTFPASIPVIAEDELFLYPFMISPLFLSDENNIEAATRAIEESTLVIVCPTKPSKEGERKFESLYDAGVVGSIMRKVALPDGRVKVLFQGLARAKVSSKVEDNPLVVNVDIIEATNVDSLKIDAILEIVREKVRTLSSVSNYFPPDLLRTIEENHDHNRIIDLICSTIKLKKDQAYGLFVESNTEKRFLDLIEHLIDEIEANKLQKEIRSKVHTHIEQVNKEYFLKEQLKQIQKELGSDTSRDEEMDEYRNKLAAKKDKMSEEAYKEVNKQIERFSRMHPDSSDASMTQTYLDWVLSIPFGEESKRALKISDVENQLDKDHFSLEKPKERVAEFFAVKELMELRGVKGNSGAILCFSGPPGVGKTSLANSIAKALKRPLVRIALGGLEDVNELRGHRRTYVGAMPGRITQGLIDAKKMNPVIVLDEIDKVSKTGRGDPTAALLEILDPEQNKEFRDYYLNFNIDLTKVIFIATANDVGRIPAPLRDRMEFITISSYTPQEKFEIALRYLIPQELKKHGLKKSEVSISNPALKELIHSYTREAGVRNLRRRIANMCRKVAREVLEKPEITKVSLTLKNLKDYFDKTVFEIEKTTKVPVVGVVNGLAWTAVGGDVLKIESIRIKGKGTMQLTGSLGEVMKESARIAFSVVKTLIDTKKLKIDVKNIPLTLKEREDAANVDASEVYKRYDLHVHVPDGATPKDGPSAGIAMVSAISSILSSRKIRSEIAMTGEVSLSGDVLPIGGLREKLIAAHKAGMSKVLIPLKNLERDLEDIPKEVRDSLEIIGVSRVEEVLDYILV, encoded by the coding sequence ATGAAACTAAGTGATTATGGAACTTTTCCGGCAAGTATACCAGTTATAGCAGAGGATGAACTATTCTTATACCCATTTATGATATCCCCTCTTTTTTTAAGTGATGAGAATAACATTGAAGCAGCAACGAGAGCAATAGAAGAGAGTACATTAGTTATCGTGTGTCCTACTAAACCTTCAAAAGAGGGTGAACGTAAGTTTGAATCACTTTATGACGCAGGTGTAGTTGGCTCCATAATGAGAAAAGTCGCACTCCCCGATGGTAGAGTGAAAGTTCTCTTCCAGGGTCTTGCTCGGGCAAAAGTATCTAGCAAAGTAGAAGATAATCCTCTGGTTGTTAATGTAGACATTATTGAAGCAACAAATGTAGACTCACTTAAGATTGATGCTATTTTAGAGATAGTTAGGGAAAAGGTTAGAACACTCTCTAGTGTGAGTAACTATTTCCCGCCTGACTTGCTAAGAACCATAGAAGAGAATCATGACCATAACCGTATAATTGATCTTATTTGTTCAACAATAAAGCTAAAAAAAGATCAGGCGTACGGTCTTTTTGTAGAGTCAAATACTGAAAAAAGATTTTTAGATTTAATCGAGCATCTTATAGATGAAATTGAAGCAAATAAACTTCAAAAAGAGATACGTTCAAAAGTTCATACACACATAGAGCAAGTGAATAAAGAGTACTTCCTAAAAGAGCAGTTAAAGCAGATTCAAAAAGAGCTTGGCAGTGATACTTCAAGAGATGAAGAGATGGATGAGTACAGAAACAAGCTGGCAGCTAAAAAAGATAAAATGAGTGAAGAGGCTTACAAAGAGGTGAACAAGCAGATAGAGAGGTTCTCCCGTATGCACCCTGACTCATCTGATGCATCAATGACTCAAACATATCTTGATTGGGTTTTATCTATACCTTTTGGAGAAGAGAGTAAAAGGGCGCTTAAAATCAGTGATGTAGAAAATCAACTAGACAAAGACCACTTCTCACTAGAAAAGCCTAAAGAGAGAGTAGCAGAATTTTTTGCTGTTAAGGAGTTGATGGAGCTAAGAGGAGTTAAAGGCAACTCTGGTGCAATTTTATGTTTTTCAGGACCTCCAGGAGTTGGTAAAACATCACTTGCAAACTCTATTGCTAAAGCACTTAAGCGTCCACTTGTCAGAATTGCACTAGGCGGTTTAGAAGATGTTAATGAGCTAAGAGGCCACAGACGAACTTATGTTGGCGCAATGCCAGGAAGAATAACACAAGGGCTTATCGATGCAAAGAAAATGAACCCTGTTATTGTTTTGGATGAGATAGATAAAGTGTCAAAAACAGGAAGAGGCGATCCAACTGCAGCACTTTTGGAAATTTTAGACCCTGAGCAAAACAAAGAGTTCCGTGATTATTACTTGAATTTCAATATTGACTTAACGAAAGTTATTTTTATTGCTACTGCGAATGATGTCGGCAGAATTCCTGCACCTCTTCGTGACAGAATGGAGTTTATAACAATCAGTTCATATACTCCTCAGGAGAAATTTGAGATTGCATTAAGATACCTTATCCCTCAAGAACTTAAAAAACATGGACTTAAAAAGAGTGAAGTAAGCATATCTAATCCGGCACTAAAAGAGCTTATTCACAGTTATACACGTGAAGCAGGGGTAAGAAATCTTCGTAGACGTATTGCCAATATGTGTAGAAAAGTAGCCAGAGAAGTTTTGGAAAAACCAGAAATTACGAAAGTCTCTTTAACTCTGAAAAACCTAAAAGATTATTTCGATAAGACCGTATTTGAGATAGAAAAAACAACAAAAGTTCCTGTAGTAGGGGTTGTAAACGGTCTTGCTTGGACTGCAGTTGGCGGAGATGTTTTAAAAATAGAGTCCATTCGTATTAAAGGTAAGGGTACTATGCAATTAACTGGTAGTCTTGGCGAAGTCATGAAAGAATCAGCAAGAATAGCTTTTAGTGTAGTTAAAACATTGATAGATACAAAAAAATTAAAAATAGATGTTAAAAATATTCCACTTACACTAAAAGAGAGAGAAGATGCAGCTAATGTAGACGCAAGTGAAGTTTACAAGCGCTATGACTTACATGTACACGTTCCAGATGGTGCAACTCCAAAAGATGGACCAAGTGCCGGCATAGCTATGGTGAGTGCAATATCATCTATATTGAGCTCTAGAAAAATTCGTTCAGAAATTGCTATGACGGGTGAAGTTTCACTAAGTGGAGATGTATTGCCAATCGGCGGACTAAGAGAGAAGCTGATAGCTGCACACAAAGCTGGAATGAGTAAAGTGCTAATACCATTGAAAAATCTTGAAAGAGACCTAGAAGATATCCCTAAAGAGGTTAGAGACTCTTTAGAGATAATTGGTGTCAGTAGAGTGGAAGAAGTATTGGATTATATTCTTGTTTAA
- a CDS encoding outer membrane protein assembly factor BamD, which produces MKLKSYLVAGSVIFIVLFAGCAKEVEEYNKPAMYWYSKIVQQISQGDLEKADSFYSSLQGEHIGSPLLPEATMILAIAHMQYEEYLLSEHFLDEYIKRYATQNEKEEAEFLKIKSKYMALPNPRRDQALIDLAIKEGENFKLQYPNSMYTEVINTMLVRLELAQAALNETIVDLYNRLDKPKSAEYYKNIKPQDWIVWSDIQRANTAWYREWFEGDGTSSWYEFLIPDTQSVVSRNSVAQEDKAEGENNETK; this is translated from the coding sequence ATGAAATTAAAAAGTTATTTAGTAGCGGGTTCTGTTATATTTATTGTGTTGTTTGCAGGTTGCGCTAAAGAGGTAGAAGAGTACAACAAGCCAGCAATGTACTGGTATTCTAAAATTGTTCAGCAAATATCTCAAGGAGATTTAGAAAAAGCAGACAGCTTTTATAGCTCTCTTCAGGGTGAACACATAGGTTCTCCTCTTTTGCCGGAGGCAACTATGATTTTAGCGATAGCTCACATGCAGTATGAAGAGTATTTGCTAAGCGAGCATTTTTTAGATGAGTATATAAAAAGATATGCAACTCAAAATGAAAAAGAAGAGGCAGAGTTTTTAAAAATAAAATCAAAATATATGGCTCTTCCAAACCCAAGACGTGATCAAGCTTTAATAGACTTAGCAATAAAAGAGGGTGAAAATTTTAAATTGCAATATCCAAACTCTATGTATACTGAAGTTATAAACACTATGCTTGTTAGATTAGAACTTGCACAAGCGGCACTTAACGAGACAATAGTTGACCTTTATAACAGACTTGATAAACCAAAAAGTGCTGAATATTATAAAAATATTAAGCCACAAGATTGGATAGTGTGGAGTGACATTCAAAGAGCAAATACAGCTTGGTACCGTGAGTGGTTTGAAGGTGATGGAACTTCTAGTTGGTATGAGTTCTTGATACCGGACACACAAAGTGTTGTCTCAAGAAATTCTGTAGCACAAGAAGATAAAGCAGAAGGAGAAAATAATGAAACTAAGTGA
- the fliW gene encoding flagellar assembly protein FliW — protein MQFDICAPILGFEDLKQVTLEKIDDIFMKMQSTTDKHISFTLIDPFILRDYDFEVMESTQELLGANKDSNLLILNIVLIQTPIEDSVVNFIGPIIFNTDNNKATQIILPESTKYGVAEKISTFLKAK, from the coding sequence ATGCAATTTGATATATGTGCGCCTATCTTAGGCTTTGAAGATTTAAAACAAGTAACATTAGAAAAAATTGATGATATTTTTATGAAAATGCAATCTACAACTGATAAACATATCTCCTTCACTCTGATTGACCCGTTTATTTTGAGAGATTATGACTTTGAAGTGATGGAAAGCACACAAGAGTTGCTGGGAGCAAACAAAGACTCAAACCTTCTTATTTTAAATATAGTTCTTATACAAACACCTATAGAAGATTCTGTCGTAAACTTTATAGGTCCAATCATCTTTAATACCGACAACAACAAAGCAACTCAAATAATTTTGCCTGAATCTACCAAATATGGCGTTGCAGAGAAAATTTCTACTTTTTTAAAGGCTAAATAA